The Musa acuminata AAA Group cultivar baxijiao chromosome BXJ1-8, Cavendish_Baxijiao_AAA, whole genome shotgun sequence genomic sequence TACATGTGCATTTACATGTAGATTAGCCTTATCAATTGCCACCCTTCGGTAGGGAGATAGATCTCGTCAGCCATCCTCTCTCCTTTCTTGGCAATTTGTGTCTTTCCCCTCTCTCCTACCTAGTTTCCTAAACCTCCGTAAGCGAGCTAACTTTATCGATCGCCCCCGCATGATGCCCTTAGGGTTCGATAAAAGCACGAGGACAATAACAAATGTGGCGTAAAGAGGAGGAGGCGATGGTGGTTCCAACGAAAGTAGGAGTAAAATAATTATTTCAtgtgattaattatattattaaaaaaaaaataaaattaaaatatttaataaaattttttaaacttaagattttttttaaaaattcaccCATATATCTTTCTCTGAAAAGGAGATTGAAATAGCCTCAGCCAGTATGAACTGTCggtatcttttttttcttcctataGAAAGTTTTGTACCTATGTCTCTCTTTCTAATAACATATTAATTGGTTGTACCTTTCCCCTGTCTATCTTCCACTTTCTCAGTTCCCATCTTACTGTGTCACCTTTCTGAGTGTTGAAGTTTGATCCCTGCAATTACTTTGCCATACAGTGGATATCTTGTTTTCCAGCAAATATATGTTATGTTATGAAGCCAAAGCTCTTTCAAGTAAGTTACTTAAGCCTTTCATCAAGTTCACTTTAATTCATCTCATACTCTTTAGACTAAGATTATGATATAACTTCATTCTATATATTGAACGTTCTGAATCTTCAACAAATTAAGCTGTTGTGGTGGTGTGTTTAATGATTGAAATCTTAGTTTGAACTTCTCTTGCAATGATATGCATTAGGTCAGAactcctttttttctctttcagcTGCTGGTCAAAAATTGGCCATCCAATATTAAGTGCACATTTTGTTGTCCACTTCATTAACCCATCCTTATTCTCAAATTAATGCTTGTTAATGGCAGTCAAGATGATAGGTCAGTGTCCTTCGagtgaaaaaaagggaaaaatagaagaaaaacttGATGTTTTCAGCTAGACTTTCTGTGGCACCAAAAGGTATGTAGAGGTTGATTTCCAAAGATTAGAGAATGTTAAAGTGGTAAGACATACTTGATATTGagaatttgaaagaaatgttgatatATTTGACCAAATATTGTGAGATTTGCCTAAAACAATTGCCCGCAAAAGCGCCTCCAATTTAGGCGATCTCGCGCTTCCTGCATCAAGTCAGTTTCTAGTATCAAACAATCCATAGAAGACTCAAATAAGAATCGACAAGAACACATTTTGTTCTTGATTTCAACATATCAGCTTGGTGGATGCTTCAATCAGTCATGATATGAAGCACTGACACATGGAAACGATGGACTTACAATCGTAGCGCAGTGAGTAGAATACTACGAATGCTTCCTTGATAGCTCAATGCAGAAAAGAGATGGAAGCTTACATCCCGACTTCCAACATGGGCAAAGCTAGTGGACGCAAGAAAGAGGATGGCTGATGCAAGCCTCCATTGAGGGGAACAGTGTACGAGGTAATAGGAAGAGAAGGATGAGCAAGCATTGCCAACCCCATCCTAATCCTGCAATCATTTCCGCCCCTAACGCACTGGTCAATAGAAAGCAGTCTTCGGCATGCGGGGAAGAGTAGAATGCAAGCCACATTATTCTGttatgtgtgtgtgcgcgcgcgtttGAGCCCGCAGTCTCTCCTCGGTTCTTCTTGCCCAGCTGTTCCCATCATTACCGTCACCACACGCTCCACTAGAATAAATGTGCAGCTATCAAATGGTCGTCTGCTGGCGTCCTGAGAACGGCAAATAGAAAGGGAGCGAGGCAGTCTAAATGAGGTTAtcaggaggtggaggtggaggaggaggaagaagaacgaGAAGGAATCCATGGCAGGGATTCTTGTGTCTTGCTTCCGCCGCAGTCTCCACCATCATGATTTGCTTCGCGAGTGACCTTCCGTCGCCACGCAATGAATTGCAACCCGCGCAGCTCAGTAAGAGAGATGTCAACGTTACTCCGGGCGACGTCTACGAGCGCAGGCAATGGTTGACGGATGGTAATGGTAACGGCAGCGGCAAAGGTGGGAGAggtggagggggagggggaggaggaggaggtggtggtaatggcggcggcggcggtaaaggtgggggagggggagggggagggggtggtGGTGGTaatggtggcggcggcggagaaGGTGGAGCTGGTAGTACttggggttggggttggggttATGGATGGGGATGGGGCAACGAAAGTGGTggtggcggaggcggaggaggtgGTGGCGGTGGCAGCTCGGGTGGCAGcgaaggacgaggaggaggaggcggtggtGCAGGCAGGAGAAGACGGAGTAGGCATGAAAGCAGAGACGACAGGGCGGATGGCGGTCACAACTACAGCTCGAGCTTGTACAGGGTGGGGGAGTACGCCCGGTGCAGCGGGAGGGGGCGGTGTGGCGGAATGAAGCTGCTCTGCCCCATGCACTGCGATGGGCCGTGCTTCTACGACTGCCACAGTAACTGCAGAGCTCACTGCAGATTCTGAGGATCCATCCATGCACAACGCAACCGGAGAATCACCCCAAGTTTCGTGTGCCGACAGGCGTTTTATtttgttctttcctttttttcttcttttttttttggctaaaaAACCAGTGTTTGGTACTTGGAATTCGTAGAAGCCATTGATTGTTTTTGTTGGAACTAGTATTTACAATCACTGAGATTGATGGTGTCTTAAACCCTACAGAAGCTCTTACCATAACACTAGTATCTTTGTTTTAAGCTGCGTTTAGAGAAAGCAATGAGCATCTACCAAAGACATGCCATGTAGACAGCCTACAATACCTGAGACGTTCGTTCGCCAGACTGTGTTCCAGTTTCATAAAAAATCCATAGTTATCAACTCAATCATAGccttcaaaattttcatggaTAACAACCTCGACAAATGTAGGTTATGAAGAACAATCAAAACATGCTAGAACAACTAACAAAGATAAGTGGGCGAATCAAAATCATGCTATGCTATGCCATGCTGTTTTATCAAGCATATAGTTGGCCTATATGCTTGTGAAGAGCATACCTAAGCAGACAGGTACATGCCCACACAGCATAAGCAACGAGCAGGTGAAACTGATCCAGCAGAACTCGATGAAACTTGTGGCAGCAAGAAACACACCACCGCAGCCAATGAAAGACCTGTCCAAAGGTGGTCATACAACGTGCTTGGAAAAATTTAAGGGCACTCCACAAAAGCAATTGGCAGTCTAGAGAGATTAGATGGTACTGAAAGAAAATATTTCATCAAATCAGGGTCAATATTCAGAAAAAAAGTGTGCAGATTTGCTCGGTAGTTGGGTTACGACCTTTATCCCACACAAGACCATCAAAAGAGCTCAAAACACAACTGTGGTTGCACCAACCTAATAGTAAAATGTACCTGAAGGGTATAAACGAACTTAATCAGATTGACCAGCAACAGATTCAAGTTGTTTGTTCTCCTTGTCCAAGGCTTCCCAGTCGACCTCCCTCAACATTTTAAATCTCTCGTCTAATGTTATAAAACCTGCTTCTGGGTTAACCACTCCCCAAAGACCAGctttatatatcaaaagaatgcTGCCTCCCATATCTGGGCCATGAAGCTTTCCTGTCAGCAAGACTCGCAGAGGCATAAAGAGAGACTTCCCCTGACAAAAATGCACAACGCATAAGGTGGGCTTTGAGGTGTTAAACATAGAGAATGAGCAGACAAAATTTGACAGTTAACACGAGATATTGAGAAAATTCACAAAGAAAATTTAAATTCAATGAATGATTAATTCATCTCTAGGATAATTTCAGAACTGACTCTCACTGTACCCACACTAGTGGAAGCCTCATGCATTGAATTGTTCTCGGCTGAAATCTTAACCAACTTCATTTGAATGGACTCTCTCAAAACCATGGTTCGTCTTATTGCTCCGTACCAATATATCGACCGATCATCGGTAAACCATACCAACATACCAACACATGATACGGTAAGATATACCAACAGATTGATATGTATCAGCCCATACCAATCCC encodes the following:
- the LOC135680417 gene encoding flocculation protein FLO11-like, with amino-acid sequence MDGSSESAVSSAVTVAVVEARPIAVHGAEQLHSATPPPPAAPGVLPHPVQARAVVVTAIRPVVSAFMPTPSSPACTTASSSSSFAATRAATATTSSASATTTFVAPSPSITPTPTPSTTSSTFSAAATITTTTPSPSPSPTFTAAAAITTTSSSSPSPSTSPTFAAAVTITIRQPLPALVDVARSNVDISLTELRGLQFIAWRRKVTREANHDGGDCGGSKTQESLPWIPSRSSSSSSTSTS